In the genome of bacterium, the window CCGTAACGCATTGTCTTGCAGCTACTTTTTCTTTCCAGCCGCCGGTTTCTTCGCGGCCGCCTTCTTCACCGCCGGCGTCTTGGACGCCTTCTTCGCCTTGTCCATCTCCGCGCCCATGCGGTCGACTTCCCGGGCGGTCTGGCGCACGGCCTCGACCGAGGCCTTGAACAGCTCCTTCTCGGCCGGGGTCATCTTGACCTCGATGACCTTCTCGATGCCGCCGCGGCCCATGATCGCCGGCACGCCGATGAACAGGCCGTGGACGCCGTACTCGCCCTCGAGCAGGGTCGCCACCGGCAGGATCTTCTTCTTGTCGTGGACCTGGGCCTCCATCATCTCCAGGGTGGCCCAGCAGGGGCTGACGAAGGCCGAGCCGGAGCCCAGCAGGCTGACGACCTCGCCGCCGGCCTTGCGCACGCGGTCCTCGATCTCATCGAGCCGCTTGCTGCTGATGAACTGCTCGACCGGCATGCCCGCGATGCGGGTGCAGCTGCGGATCGGCACCATCGTGTCGCCGTGGCCACCCAGGACCATCGCCTCGACGTTCTCCACCGACACGCCCGCCTCCTGGGCGATGAACAGGCGGTAGCGCGCGGTGTCCAGCACGCCGGCCATGCCCGAGATGCGGTGCTTGGGCTTCTTCAGCTTCTGGTGCAGGCGGTAGACGATGGCGTCCAGGGGGTTGGCGATGTTCACCAGGCAGGCGTCGGGGCAGTACATGTTGATGCCGTCGGCGACCGCGTCGGCGATCTGCAGGTTCGTGGCCAGCAGCTCCTCGCGCGACGGGAAGGTGCCGTCGGGGCGCATGGCGCGCGGCACGCCGGCGGTGTTGATGACGCACTCGCAGCCCTCCAGCGCGCTGAAGTCGCGCGAGGCGACGAAGTTGACGTCGGCGTTGATGATGGGCGTGCCCTCGGCCACGTCCAGGGCCTTGCCGGCCGCGACCGCCGGGGGCTTGATGTCCACGATGCCGATCGTGCGCGCCAGCTTGCGGGCGGCGATCTCCAACAGCAGGATGCCGCCGATGTTGCCGGCGCCGACGATGCCCAGTTTCCTCTTGATGGCCATGCTCGTTCTCCTCGGGGTCTGACGACGGTTGGGTCCGTAGTGCGCGAATCTACACGGGTCGAGAACCCGCTTTCAACGTGAAAATCTCACAGCACGGTGCTGGCCGCGTGACGGCGGACGGGCTACCATGGTCGGCATGAACCGCTGGGATGACAAATACGCTCCCGCCCGCTACTTCTACGGCACCGAGCCCAACGAGCTGGTGCGGGCCGCGATCGCCGGCCTGCCGACCGGCCGGGCCCTGTTCCTGGCCGAGGGGGAGGGGCGCAACGCCGTCCACGCCGCCTCCCTGGGGCACGAGGTCGTCGCGGTGGACTCGTCCGCCGAGGGCCGCCGCAAGGCGTTGGCCCTGGCCGCCGAGCGCGGCGTGACCCTGACCTACCTCCTGGGCGACGTCGGGTCGACGGCCTGGGACGACGCGCCCTACGACCTGGCCGTGCTCTGCTTCTTCCACGAATGGCCCGCCGGGCGCGCCCGCCTCCACGCCCGCACCGCGGCGGCGCTGCGGCCGGGGGGCCGCCTGGTCGTGGTCTCGTTCGCCAAGGAGCAGCTCGGCCGCGGCACCGGGGGCCCGCCCGATCTCGAACTCCTGCAGGACCTCGACGAAGTGCGCGGGGAATTCCCGGGCGTGATCTGGGAGCGGACCGAGCGGCTGGAGGTCGTCCAGCACGAGGGACCCGGCCACGACGGGCCGGCTTCCGTGAACCTGCTGGTGGGGACCGCCGGTCAGCGGTAGGCGGCCTTGACGGCGGACCAGCTGTCGGCCGGCGCCGCGACGGTGCCCTCGTAGACGACGACCAGGCGCGGCGGGACCGCGTAGGCCGTTCCCCCGACGGAAATCCAGTCCTCGTAGCCCACTTCGGAGTAGACGCCCGCGAGCAGGAAGCCCGCC includes:
- a CDS encoding malate dehydrogenase — encoded protein: MAIKRKLGIVGAGNIGGILLLEIAARKLARTIGIVDIKPPAVAAGKALDVAEGTPIINADVNFVASRDFSALEGCECVINTAGVPRAMRPDGTFPSREELLATNLQIADAVADGINMYCPDACLVNIANPLDAIVYRLHQKLKKPKHRISGMAGVLDTARYRLFIAQEAGVSVENVEAMVLGGHGDTMVPIRSCTRIAGMPVEQFISSKRLDEIEDRVRKAGGEVVSLLGSGSAFVSPCWATLEMMEAQVHDKKKILPVATLLEGEYGVHGLFIGVPAIMGRGGIEKVIEVKMTPAEKELFKASVEAVRQTAREVDRMGAEMDKAKKASKTPAVKKAAAKKPAAGKKK
- a CDS encoding methyltransferase domain-containing protein, producing the protein MNRWDDKYAPARYFYGTEPNELVRAAIAGLPTGRALFLAEGEGRNAVHAASLGHEVVAVDSSAEGRRKALALAAERGVTLTYLLGDVGSTAWDDAPYDLAVLCFFHEWPAGRARLHARTAAALRPGGRLVVVSFAKEQLGRGTGGPPDLELLQDLDEVRGEFPGVIWERTERLEVVQHEGPGHDGPASVNLLVGTAGQR